A single genomic interval of Megalobrama amblycephala isolate DHTTF-2021 linkage group LG15, ASM1881202v1, whole genome shotgun sequence harbors:
- the spty2d1 gene encoding protein SPT2 homolog isoform X1, with amino-acid sequence MDFDNVLSIATQNQGLSSIPKRYSLKTGPPKKDDKVKGVNSAAVQAFLKKKAMEERKKEIQDKKAKEDLLAKRVELKSDRKARAMASRTKDNFKGYNGVPVIDQPKRRHSKGDRSEDQEMSNTYDDDDDNYEYEGTDSESEEQSRPVKPQPHPQSRAEFSNKADNKPKKASAPARPTPPSMNFAELLKLAQKKQYEPVEIKVVKKTEERLRTAEEIRELEMERRVKKQDKERDPKPDKYSGQKDSRSQFSSSSQKKNVDREGKNGKMPKPPVEKHQSSSTSKRPKLQASSERTPGSAKLHGDRNNSSGSSGALNDKATMKYGAPLNAKQAPPRPSQGQRPTTSSDLTPRKGNTSISQGKSSISGSRTVAAPGAARSGQGPLKNSGQSRPNSGQSRPSSSDRGGQNQRPANPGHLSRPGSNAPPRPGSNGLVRPSSGDPSKQPRPGGSLQGQQIPGSSRASINGPSRMGGSVSGRPVNGMGSGPGRPQCTVVSETISSKNFASRPGMVQRPPVPQGPKTVIAPTGHRVLVKPPGPSLPPITSTYKRKYEDEEEYDSEMDDFIDDEGEDQDEVSKHIREIFGYDRTKYKDESDYALKFMESSWRDQQKEEARSLRLGIKEDEEEMRMEEEEMKRKLAMKAKQKKI; translated from the exons ATGGATTTCGACAACGTGCTGTCCATCGCCACCCAAAATCAAGGGCTCAGCAGCATACCG AAGCGGTATAGCTTAAAAACTGGTCCACCCAAGAAAGATGACAAAGTCAAAGGAGTTAATTCGGCTGCGGTGCAAGCCTTCTTGAAAAAAAAGGCCATGGAGGAAAGGAAAAaag AAATACAGGATAAGAAAGCAAAAGAAGATCTGTTAGCCAAAAGAGTGGAGCTGAAATCAGATAGGAAGGCACGAGCAATGGCTTCACGAACCAAGGACAATTTCAAAGGTTACAACGGCGTCCCTGTCATAGACCAGCCCAAAAGGAGGCATTCGAAGGGGGACAGATCAGAAGATCAGGAAATGTCAAACacatatgatgatgatgatgataattacGAGTATGAGGGTACAGATTCTGAATCTGAAGAACAAAGCAGGCCTGTTAAGCCTCAGCCTCATCCTCAGTCTCGGGCTGAGTTCTCCAACAAAGCTGACAACAAACCGAAAAAAGCCAGTGCTCCAGCTAGGCCCACACCGCCATCAATGAACTTTGCAGAACTCTTGAAACTTGCGCAAAAGAAGCAATATGAACCTGTTGAAATAAAAGTAGTGAAGAAGACCGAAGAGAGACTTAGAACAGCAGAGGAGATTCGAGAACTCGAAATGGAGCGCAGGGTTAAGAAACAGGATAAAGAGAGGGACCCAAAACCAGACAAGTATTCAGGACAGAAAGACAGCAGATCTCAATTCAGCTCAAGTTCTCAGAAGAAGAATGTAGACCGAGAAGGCAAAAATGGGAAAATGCCCAAGCCACCAGTAGAAAAGCACCAGTCAAGTAGTACCAGCAAAAGGCCAAAGCTTCAAGCATCCAGTGAACGAACTCCAGGTTCTGCCAAACTACATGGAGACAGAAACAACTCCTCAGGCTCCTCAGGTGCCTTAAATGATAAAGCTACCATGAAGTATGGTGCTCCGTTAAATGCGAAACAAGCACCACCTAGACCCTCACAAGGCCAAAGGCCCACAACCTCAAGTGACCTTACCCCAAGGAAGGGGAATACCTCAATATCTCAAGGGAAATCAAGTATTTCGGGAAGTCGCACTGTAGCTGCTCCTGGTGCAGCTAGATCAGGTCAAGGACCACTCAAAAACTCTGGGCAGAGTAGACCTAACTCTGGGCAGAGTAGACCTAGTAGCTCTGATAGAGGTGGGCAGAATCAGAGACCAGCAAATCCAGGACATTTATCACGACCTGGGAGCAATGCTCCACCTCGGCCTGGTAGCAATGGACTTGTACGACCCTCTTCTGGTGATCCCTCCAAACAACCAAGACCAGGTGGTAGTTTGCAAGGTCAGCAAATTCCTGGAAGCTCCAGGGCCTCTATAAATGGACCAAGTAGAATGGGAGGTAGTGTTTCTGGGAGACCAGTAAATGGCATGGGCTCTGGCCCTGGAAGACCTCAGTGCACTGTTGTTTCAGAGACTATTTCATCAAAGAACTTTGCTTCGAGACCCGGGATGGTTCAGAGGCCTCCAGTGCCACAAGGCCCCAAGACAGTGATTGCCCCCACAGGCCACAGAGTCTTGGTTAAACCTCCAG GACCGTCGTTGCCTCCCATCACATCCACTTATAAACGGAAGTATGAAGATGAGGAAGAGTACGACTCGGAGATGGATGACTTCATTGACGATGAAGGAGAAGACCAAgatgaagtttcaaaacatatCAGGGAAATCTTTGGCTACGACAGGACCAA ATATAAAGACGAAAGTGACTATGCATTGAAGTTTATGGAGAGCAGCTGGAGAGATCAGCAGAAAGAGGAAGCACGGAG TTTACGCCTGGGTATCAAGGAGGATGAAGAAGAAATGCGaatggaggaggaggagatgAAAAGAAAACTAGCAATGAAAGCGAAACAGAAAAAGATTTAG
- the spty2d1 gene encoding protein SPT2 homolog isoform X2 gives MDFDNVLSIATQNQGLSSIPKRYSLKTGPPKKDDKVKGVNSAAVQAFLKKKAMEERKKEIQDKKAKEDLLAKRVELKSDRKARAMASRTKDNFKGYNGVPVIDQPKRRHSKGDRSEDQEMSNTYDDDDDNYEYEGTDSESEEQSRPVKPQPHPQSRAEFSNKADNKPKKASAPARPTPPSMNFAELLKLAQKKQYEPVEIKVVKKTEERLRTAEEIRELEMERRVKKQDKERDPKPDKYSGQKDSRSQFSSSSQKKNVDREGKNGKMPKPPVEKHQSSSTSKRPKLQASSERTPGSAKLHGDRNNSSGSSGALNDKATMKYGAPLNAKQAPPRPSQGQRPTTSSDLTPRKGNTSISQGKSSISGSRTVAAPGAARSGQGPLKNSGQSRPNSGQSRPSSSDRGGQNQRPANPGHLSRPGSNAPPRPGSNGLVRPSSGDPSKQPRPGGSLQGQQIPGSSRASINGPSRMGGSVSGRPVNGMGSGPGRPQCTVVSETISSKNFASRPGMVQRPPVPQGPKTVIAPTGHRVLVKPPGPSLPPITSTYKRKYEDEEEYDSEMDDFIDDEGEDQDEVSKHIREIFGYDRTKYKDESDYALKFMESSWRDQQKEEARSLRMAVFEDQEEERRELEEMKRKNAKKRK, from the exons ATGGATTTCGACAACGTGCTGTCCATCGCCACCCAAAATCAAGGGCTCAGCAGCATACCG AAGCGGTATAGCTTAAAAACTGGTCCACCCAAGAAAGATGACAAAGTCAAAGGAGTTAATTCGGCTGCGGTGCAAGCCTTCTTGAAAAAAAAGGCCATGGAGGAAAGGAAAAaag AAATACAGGATAAGAAAGCAAAAGAAGATCTGTTAGCCAAAAGAGTGGAGCTGAAATCAGATAGGAAGGCACGAGCAATGGCTTCACGAACCAAGGACAATTTCAAAGGTTACAACGGCGTCCCTGTCATAGACCAGCCCAAAAGGAGGCATTCGAAGGGGGACAGATCAGAAGATCAGGAAATGTCAAACacatatgatgatgatgatgataattacGAGTATGAGGGTACAGATTCTGAATCTGAAGAACAAAGCAGGCCTGTTAAGCCTCAGCCTCATCCTCAGTCTCGGGCTGAGTTCTCCAACAAAGCTGACAACAAACCGAAAAAAGCCAGTGCTCCAGCTAGGCCCACACCGCCATCAATGAACTTTGCAGAACTCTTGAAACTTGCGCAAAAGAAGCAATATGAACCTGTTGAAATAAAAGTAGTGAAGAAGACCGAAGAGAGACTTAGAACAGCAGAGGAGATTCGAGAACTCGAAATGGAGCGCAGGGTTAAGAAACAGGATAAAGAGAGGGACCCAAAACCAGACAAGTATTCAGGACAGAAAGACAGCAGATCTCAATTCAGCTCAAGTTCTCAGAAGAAGAATGTAGACCGAGAAGGCAAAAATGGGAAAATGCCCAAGCCACCAGTAGAAAAGCACCAGTCAAGTAGTACCAGCAAAAGGCCAAAGCTTCAAGCATCCAGTGAACGAACTCCAGGTTCTGCCAAACTACATGGAGACAGAAACAACTCCTCAGGCTCCTCAGGTGCCTTAAATGATAAAGCTACCATGAAGTATGGTGCTCCGTTAAATGCGAAACAAGCACCACCTAGACCCTCACAAGGCCAAAGGCCCACAACCTCAAGTGACCTTACCCCAAGGAAGGGGAATACCTCAATATCTCAAGGGAAATCAAGTATTTCGGGAAGTCGCACTGTAGCTGCTCCTGGTGCAGCTAGATCAGGTCAAGGACCACTCAAAAACTCTGGGCAGAGTAGACCTAACTCTGGGCAGAGTAGACCTAGTAGCTCTGATAGAGGTGGGCAGAATCAGAGACCAGCAAATCCAGGACATTTATCACGACCTGGGAGCAATGCTCCACCTCGGCCTGGTAGCAATGGACTTGTACGACCCTCTTCTGGTGATCCCTCCAAACAACCAAGACCAGGTGGTAGTTTGCAAGGTCAGCAAATTCCTGGAAGCTCCAGGGCCTCTATAAATGGACCAAGTAGAATGGGAGGTAGTGTTTCTGGGAGACCAGTAAATGGCATGGGCTCTGGCCCTGGAAGACCTCAGTGCACTGTTGTTTCAGAGACTATTTCATCAAAGAACTTTGCTTCGAGACCCGGGATGGTTCAGAGGCCTCCAGTGCCACAAGGCCCCAAGACAGTGATTGCCCCCACAGGCCACAGAGTCTTGGTTAAACCTCCAG GACCGTCGTTGCCTCCCATCACATCCACTTATAAACGGAAGTATGAAGATGAGGAAGAGTACGACTCGGAGATGGATGACTTCATTGACGATGAAGGAGAAGACCAAgatgaagtttcaaaacatatCAGGGAAATCTTTGGCTACGACAGGACCAA ATATAAAGACGAAAGTGACTATGCATTGAAGTTTATGGAGAGCAGCTGGAGAGATCAGCAGAAAGAGGAAGCACGGAG TCTGCGAATGGCAGTGTTTGAAGACCAGGAGGAGGAAAGAAGAGAACTTGAGGAGATGAAGCGGAAGAATGCCAAGAAGAGAAAATGA
- the spty2d1 gene encoding protein SPT2 homolog isoform X3, which produces MEERKKEIQDKKAKEDLLAKRVELKSDRKARAMASRTKDNFKGYNGVPVIDQPKRRHSKGDRSEDQEMSNTYDDDDDNYEYEGTDSESEEQSRPVKPQPHPQSRAEFSNKADNKPKKASAPARPTPPSMNFAELLKLAQKKQYEPVEIKVVKKTEERLRTAEEIRELEMERRVKKQDKERDPKPDKYSGQKDSRSQFSSSSQKKNVDREGKNGKMPKPPVEKHQSSSTSKRPKLQASSERTPGSAKLHGDRNNSSGSSGALNDKATMKYGAPLNAKQAPPRPSQGQRPTTSSDLTPRKGNTSISQGKSSISGSRTVAAPGAARSGQGPLKNSGQSRPNSGQSRPSSSDRGGQNQRPANPGHLSRPGSNAPPRPGSNGLVRPSSGDPSKQPRPGGSLQGQQIPGSSRASINGPSRMGGSVSGRPVNGMGSGPGRPQCTVVSETISSKNFASRPGMVQRPPVPQGPKTVIAPTGHRVLVKPPGPSLPPITSTYKRKYEDEEEYDSEMDDFIDDEGEDQDEVSKHIREIFGYDRTKYKDESDYALKFMESSWRDQQKEEARSLRLGIKEDEEEMRMEEEEMKRKLAMKAKQKKI; this is translated from the exons ATGGAGGAAAGGAAAAaag AAATACAGGATAAGAAAGCAAAAGAAGATCTGTTAGCCAAAAGAGTGGAGCTGAAATCAGATAGGAAGGCACGAGCAATGGCTTCACGAACCAAGGACAATTTCAAAGGTTACAACGGCGTCCCTGTCATAGACCAGCCCAAAAGGAGGCATTCGAAGGGGGACAGATCAGAAGATCAGGAAATGTCAAACacatatgatgatgatgatgataattacGAGTATGAGGGTACAGATTCTGAATCTGAAGAACAAAGCAGGCCTGTTAAGCCTCAGCCTCATCCTCAGTCTCGGGCTGAGTTCTCCAACAAAGCTGACAACAAACCGAAAAAAGCCAGTGCTCCAGCTAGGCCCACACCGCCATCAATGAACTTTGCAGAACTCTTGAAACTTGCGCAAAAGAAGCAATATGAACCTGTTGAAATAAAAGTAGTGAAGAAGACCGAAGAGAGACTTAGAACAGCAGAGGAGATTCGAGAACTCGAAATGGAGCGCAGGGTTAAGAAACAGGATAAAGAGAGGGACCCAAAACCAGACAAGTATTCAGGACAGAAAGACAGCAGATCTCAATTCAGCTCAAGTTCTCAGAAGAAGAATGTAGACCGAGAAGGCAAAAATGGGAAAATGCCCAAGCCACCAGTAGAAAAGCACCAGTCAAGTAGTACCAGCAAAAGGCCAAAGCTTCAAGCATCCAGTGAACGAACTCCAGGTTCTGCCAAACTACATGGAGACAGAAACAACTCCTCAGGCTCCTCAGGTGCCTTAAATGATAAAGCTACCATGAAGTATGGTGCTCCGTTAAATGCGAAACAAGCACCACCTAGACCCTCACAAGGCCAAAGGCCCACAACCTCAAGTGACCTTACCCCAAGGAAGGGGAATACCTCAATATCTCAAGGGAAATCAAGTATTTCGGGAAGTCGCACTGTAGCTGCTCCTGGTGCAGCTAGATCAGGTCAAGGACCACTCAAAAACTCTGGGCAGAGTAGACCTAACTCTGGGCAGAGTAGACCTAGTAGCTCTGATAGAGGTGGGCAGAATCAGAGACCAGCAAATCCAGGACATTTATCACGACCTGGGAGCAATGCTCCACCTCGGCCTGGTAGCAATGGACTTGTACGACCCTCTTCTGGTGATCCCTCCAAACAACCAAGACCAGGTGGTAGTTTGCAAGGTCAGCAAATTCCTGGAAGCTCCAGGGCCTCTATAAATGGACCAAGTAGAATGGGAGGTAGTGTTTCTGGGAGACCAGTAAATGGCATGGGCTCTGGCCCTGGAAGACCTCAGTGCACTGTTGTTTCAGAGACTATTTCATCAAAGAACTTTGCTTCGAGACCCGGGATGGTTCAGAGGCCTCCAGTGCCACAAGGCCCCAAGACAGTGATTGCCCCCACAGGCCACAGAGTCTTGGTTAAACCTCCAG GACCGTCGTTGCCTCCCATCACATCCACTTATAAACGGAAGTATGAAGATGAGGAAGAGTACGACTCGGAGATGGATGACTTCATTGACGATGAAGGAGAAGACCAAgatgaagtttcaaaacatatCAGGGAAATCTTTGGCTACGACAGGACCAA ATATAAAGACGAAAGTGACTATGCATTGAAGTTTATGGAGAGCAGCTGGAGAGATCAGCAGAAAGAGGAAGCACGGAG TTTACGCCTGGGTATCAAGGAGGATGAAGAAGAAATGCGaatggaggaggaggagatgAAAAGAAAACTAGCAATGAAAGCGAAACAGAAAAAGATTTAG
- the uevld gene encoding ubiquitin-conjugating enzyme E2 variant 3, translating into MDLSSESVKKVISKYKFRDVAIEELQKVSRVYTDMEVKSGTYTFNDSLQKDLLKLVGNIPIRYQGHSYNLPILLWLLDSFPFTPPICFLRPTSSMVIREGKHVDSKGRIHLPGLHNWDHPKSSVNGLLAEMIAKFEEEPPLGTRSSAYGDNPNDLLAYVSNLKVNEGVNRPDQEVKVSVIGGGDLGIAAVLSIMAKSSVDKLVLIDIPESSTKGGTMDLEIFSLPKVEVSKDLSASAGSKVVVVTANAWSDEQSYLSVVQTNVDMYRGIIPHLAQLSPKAVLLIASQPVDIMTHVAWRQSNLLPTQVIGVGCNLDSERLSHIINISLVANNTGKQAWVIGELSENKVAVWGNMGPGTDQLQALCPVSNSTKPLMDRALEMLKGRGQRSWSVGLSIAGITHSIVTDQKKIHSVTTLAEGWGGIGSKVFLSLPCILGESGSTRLPGVALGSEDEMKVRESVACQVNLFMQLKM; encoded by the exons ATGGATTTAAGTTCGGAATCTGTGAAGAAAGTTATCTCTAAG TATAAATTTCGTGATGTGGCTATTGAAGAGCTACAGAAAGTGTCTCGCGTCTACACTGATATGGAAGTCAAATCTGGAACATACA catttaATGACAGTCTACAGAAGGATCTACTCAAACTGGTTGGAAACATCCCAATCAGATATCAAG GGCACTCATATAACCTGCCCATCCTGCTTTGGCTCTTGGATTCCTTTCCGTTCACACCTCCCATCTGCTTCCTGAGACCCACGTCCAGCATGGTCATACGGGAGGGTAAACATGTCGATTCAAAGGGTAGAATACACCTGCCGGGCCTGCACAACTGGGACCAT CCAAAGTCCTCTGTGAATGGCCTTCTGGCAGAGATGATCGCTAAGTTTGAAGAGGAACCTCCGCTGGGCACCAGATCTTCAGCATATGGCGACAATCCCAACGATCTACTGGCCTATGTGTCAAATCTCAAAGTTAATGAAG GTGTAAATCGGCCTGATCAAGAGGTTAAAGTGTCTGTGATTGGTGGGGGAGATTTGGGAATAGCTGCTGTGTTGAGTATTATGGCAAAA AGCTCTGTTGACAAACTGGTTTTGATTGACATCCCTGAGAGTTCAACCAAAGGCGGCACAATGGATTTGGAGATTTTCAGTTTACCAAAGGTCGAGGTGTCAAAAG ACCTGTCGGCCTCGGCGGGCTCTAAAGTGGTGGTCGTCACAGCGAATGCCTGGAGTGATGAGCAGTCATATTTGAGTGTAGTTCAGACTAATGTGGACATGTACAGAGGAATCATCCCTCATCTCGCCCAGCTGAGTCCAAAAGCTGTGCTGCTCATTGCCTCTCAACCAG TGGACATTATGACACATGTTGCCTGGAGACAAAGTAATCTTCTGCCCACTCAAGTGATCGGTGTGGGGTGTAATCTGGACTCAGAGAGACTGTCTCACATCATCAACATTTCACTGGTGGCAAATAACACAGGCAAGCAGGCCTGGGTCATTGGAGAACTCTCAGAGAACAAGG TGGCAGTGTGGGGTAACATGGGGCCGGGAACTGACCAACTACAAGCATTATGCCCAGTGTCCAACTCCACCAAACCCTTGATGGACAG GGCGTTAGAGATGCTCAAGggcagaggtcagaggtcatggTCAGTTGGGTTATCCATTGCCGGCATCACTCACAGCATTGTAACAGACCAAAAGAAAATACACTCTGTCACAACACTGGCTGAG GGTTGGGGTGGAATCGGTTCCAAAGTGTTCCTCAGCTTGCCATGCATCCTCGGGGAAAGTGGCTCTACCAGATTACCAGGTGTGGCTTTAGGTTCAGAAGATGAAATGAAGGTGAGGGAGAGCGTGGCATGTCAGGTCAACCTCTTCATGCAGCTGAAAATGTAA